The genomic interval ATCGAAATATTTGATGGGGAGTTTCTGCATATGGGAGAACATATCATTACGGATATCCCGAAGCACTCCCTGCGCAATTTTTGCCATCATACGGTTAAACATTAAAGTGGAGAAAATACCCACGGCATAAATCACAATCATCACGCCGATGGCTTGGATGAGTCCTGTAAAAACAGGGTTTGCCATTTTGGTTAAAGGAGTGATATAATCATCAATTAAAATTCCCAAAAACATGGCGCTGGAAACGTTGGCAACCGTGCTTAAAATGATTAAAATCACTACCAGAAAGAAGGAAAATTTGTAATCCTTAAAAATGTAACCCAACAACCGCTTGATGGTCTTTTTATCAGGCTTCTTCTGCGGAGCAAAGCGAGCAGGGTCAAATTTGGGAGGTACTCTGTTTTGGTTATTTTGTGCCATCAGAAATTCCTCCTTTCGTTTGGGATTCATACACATCACGGTATATTTCGTTGGTTTGGAGCAGTTCTTCGTGGGTTCCGATACCGGCAATTTTGCCGTCATCCATCACGATGATTTTATCGGCTTCCATAATGGAGGAAACGCGCTGTGCAATAATAATTTTAGTAGTATCGGGAATTTCTTCCAAAAATGCTTTTCTGATTAAAGCATCAGTGTGGGTATCCACCGCACTGGTAGAGTCATCCAAAATCAGGATTTTCGGTTTCTTTAAGAGCGCTCTTGCAATACATAAACGCTGTTTCTGTCCGCCGGATACATTGGCACCGCCTTGTTCAATGAAAGTTTCGTAACCGTCAGGGAATTCTTGGATAAAGCCGTCTGCCTGAGCAAGTTGGCAAGCGTGAATCATTTCCTCATCGGTGGCATTTTCGTTACCCCAACGCAAGTTTTCTTTGATGGTACCTGAGAACAGCACATTTTTTTGCAATACCATAGCCACTTCATTACGTAAGGTATCTAAATCATAGTCTTTTACGTTGATGCCACCTACCAGAAGTTCTCCTGATGTTACATCATACAAACGGGGCACTAACTGTACCAATGTGGTTTTGGCACTACCTGTTCCGCCTAAAATACCAACTGTTTCTCCGGATTGAATGGTCAGGTCTACATCGGTAAGACAAAGCTTTTGGCAATCGCCTGCATAACTGAAGTTGACATTTTTAAACACAATTTCGCCATTTGCAACTGTAAAAACAGGATGTTCGGGATTTTTAATATCTGCGGTTTCATTTAACAGCTCGGTGGTTCGTTCTGCAGCGGTGCGTGAAATGGTAACCATTACAAAAATCATGGAAACCATCATTAAGCTACCTAAAATCTGCATCACATAGGTCATCACGCTCATCAGTTCCCCGGTGGTCATAGCGTTTTGCACAATCAGATTGGCACCAACCCAGGAAATAAAGAGCATACAGCCATACATACAAAATTGCATCAGTGGTGCATTCCAGGCAAGCAGACGTTCTGCACGAACAAAATCTGTGTGAATTGCGTTGGAAACTTCGCCGAATTTTTCTTCTTCATGATTTTCACGGACAAAAGCTTTTACCACTCGAACACCACGTAGGTTTTCCTGTACCACATTGTTTAATTTGTCGTAGGTTTTAAATACCCGTTTGAAAATGGGGTGTGCGTGAGTCATAATGAAGTAAAGACCAATCCCCAACACGGGAACTGCGGCTAAGAAAATCATCGCCAGTTCTGCTTTCACGGTAAATGCCATCACAAGAGAAAAAATCAGCATCATGGGTGCACGCACTGCAATTCTGATAATCATTTGATAGGCATTCTGCAGATGGGTCACGTCAGTGGTTAAGCGGGTTACAATCCCGGAAGTGGAGAATTTATCAATATTGGAGAACGAAAAATTCTGTACATTATGAAACATATCTTTTCGTAAATTTTTAGCAAAGCCTGCGGAAGCGGTTGCAGCATGTTTTCCCGCCAGCACCCCTGTCCAAAGAGACAGCGCACATAGCACAATCAAAATGATTCCCACAATCACAATGTAGCGAAAATCACCTTGTCCGTCATTTCCGTTGATACCTAAGTCCACCAGTTTTGCCATTAAAAAGGGAATCAGCACTTCTAAAAGCACTTCCATTGTGACAAACACCGGTGCCAAAATGGATGGCTTTTTATATTCTCTCACACATCCTAACAGTTTCTTAATCATAATTGCTCCTTCTCTCTGTAAGGGTTTTATATTTGTAAGGGATACCCCGTAAATTCTACCTTTCATTATACTATTATTACTATCATTTGTCAATGAATTCTCTGTGAACAATTGTTCTTTTTGCTTTGCCGACAAAGAAAAAGAACCAAAAAGAAATCGCCGCCTCGTATTTTTGCATTCTCGAATATCCGTCTTCCGGCAACCTTGTGCAATTGCAAAAATAATGGCGGATTTTTTAGGTTCGTCATTCGGTAAGGGGAAGAAGATGAGTGCACCTTGACTTTTTCCTTTTTTTATTATATAATAACTTAGTTAAGAGAATTTTTCAGAAAAACATACGGAGAAGATAATATGCATATGATAGTAGGGCTGGGCAATCCCGGCAAACAATATGAATTCACCCGCCACAATGCAGGCTTTTTATGTTTGGATTACTTAGCGGCCAAGAATAATATTAAGGTCAATAAAATTAAATTTAAATCCCTTTTAGGGGAAGGTAATATCAATGGCGAAAAAGTGATTTTATTAAAACCTACCACCTTTATGAACTTAAGCGGAGAAGCTGTTGTTCAGGCGGCAGGGTTTTATAAAGTTGATGTTTCGGATATCATCGTAGTGTATGATGATATTTCCTTGCCCGTTGGTTCCTTAAGAATCCGTGAAAAAGGGTCCGCCGGCGGTCATAATGGGATGAAGAGCATCATTTATCTTTTGGGCAAGGATAATTTTCCCAGAATCCGACTGGGTGTTGGTTCCAATGGGGAAAGAGACCTTGCGGATCATGTGCTTGGAAAATTCTCCAAAGAGGAAATGAACGGTTTTTCCGCATCTGTGGAGGATGCGGTGGAAGCCATCAGCTATATGTTAAAAGGCGATACCCAAAAAGCGATGAACCTTTATAACAAGAAGGGAATCGGCGAAGGAACGAAGTAATATGAATAAAACTGCAGGCTTTTTTCCTCTGCTTGATGGCTATAAGCCGTTTTTGAAATTAAAAGAAGCCATCCGGGCAAAACAACCGAATATCACCTCTGTGACCGGACTGACCGACGGTGCCAAAGCGCATATCATTACCGCTTTGATACTTTCGGAAAAACGTCCGGCATTTTTGATGGTCAAAAACAGAAAAGAAGGGGAAAAACTAAAAAGCTTTGCGGAGTTTTATGAGATTCCCGTTTATTTCTTGCCTGATTACGAATTCTGTTACTATGAACTGGACGCCAAAGATACCGCCGATAAAAAAGAACGTCTGGAATTTTTAAATGCCATTTCCCGAAAGGAAAAGGGACTTTATATTGTCACGCCCGGTGCAGCATTTGTGCCGGTGGTGAAACAAGAACTGTTGTCTGATTCCAATGTCACCTTAAAAATCGGCGATGAATACGAACAGAAGAAGCTGATTGCCAAATTATCTTCTTATGAACGGGTAGACATTGTGGAAAGCCACGGACAATACTCTGTTCGTGGGGGAATTGTGGATGTGTTTCCCTATACTGAAGGGGTGCCGTACCGTATTGAATTTTTCGGGGATGAGGTGGATTCTATTCGTACCTTTGACCCCATCACCCGTCTGTCTTATGAAGTGATTAAAGAAGCAACCATCACTTCTGCCGACGATTTTTTGGTGCCCGATCCCAAAGATTTGGCAGAAGTTTTAAAGAAGGAAAAAAAACACGCCGATGGGGAACTGTTTGATATCTTATCCCGTGATATTGAGCGACTTCAAAATGTTGGAAAACTGCAATCTTATGACCGGTATTTCCCGTTTTTGAAAGATTTTCTGGCACCGCTTTTTTCCTATACCGATGATGATTTTATGTTTCTCTTAGATGACCCCAACGGTATCTATGAAGCCCACGAGGCACTTTATCGGGAGCATTATGAATATCTGTTGGAGCTTTGCGAAAAAGGGTTGATTCACAAAGCGAATCTGAAATTTTTTCAGGACCCCGTCAAGCAAATGGAAATCTTTTATGCGCACAGTGTTTGCCATTTTGCTTTTATTAAAAATAACTATGGTGGAAAAAAACCAGCAAAAGAAATCAATCTGCCTGCCAAATCGGTACTTTCAGCAAGTGGCAGTATCGGTATTTTTGTGGAGGAATTAAAAGAATATTTAGAGGAAGGTTACTCTGTTTTGATTCCCGGGAAAACCCGTTCCAAGGCAGAAAAACTGTCTTACACGTTATCCAATTATGAACTGAATGCTCCTGTAACCGATGCATATAGTTTTGTGCCGGGTGAAGTGCAGATTTTACCAGTGCCCGGTTTTACGGAAGGGTTTTCTTATCCTGAACTGAAATTTGTTTACTTTTCGGATATCTACACCGCAGACCGCAAAAAGCGTCCCCATAAAGCGGTGAAAAATGAAAATGCCATCACCAATTTCTCGGATTTGACAGTAGGGGATTTTGTGGTGCACCCCGTTCACGGAATCGGGGAATATCTTGGAATTACCCGTCTGACCGTAGAGGGAGAGGGAAAGGATTTTATCAAAATCCGTTATCACGGCAGTGATTATCTGTATATTCCCGTCAATCAGTTGAACACTCTTTATAAATATGTGGGGAATGATTCCAAAGGGGTTCGCTTGAATAAACTTGGCGGTACCGACTTTGACAAAGTGAAACAACGTGTCAAGAAAAGTTGTCAGGATCTGGCGTTAAAACTGATGGACTTATATCAAAAACGAGAAACCGCTGAGGGCTTTGCATTTTCGGAAGATTCGGATATGCAGATTCAGTTTGAGCGGACTTTCCCTTACGAAGAAACCGATGACCAGCTTACCTCTATTTATGATGTGAAAAAAGATATGGAAAGCCACCGCCCCATGGACCGTCTTTTATGCGGTGACGTGGGTTACGGAAAAACTGAGGTAGCACTCCGTGCTGCTTTTAAAGCTGTTTGCGACGGAAAGCAGGTGGCATATCTGGCACCCACTACCGTGTTGGCACAACAGCATTACAATACTTTTGTCAATCGTATGAAAGATTTTCCCGTAAAGGTTGGGTTGCTGTCAAGATTCCGCACCAAAAAACAGATTGACGGTGTGATTAAAGAATTAAAAAGCGGGATGTGCGATATTGCCATCGGAACTCACAGATTACTTTCCAATGATGTGCAGTTTAAGGATTTGGGACTTCTCATTGTGGACGAAGAACAGCGGTTCGGTGTTGCCCATAAAGAAAAAATCAAGGAAATGAAAAACGGGGTGGATATTTTAACCCTGTCTGCTACCCCCATTCCCAGAACGCTTAATATGGCGATGGTGGGGATCCGTGATGTTTCCACCTTAAAAGAACCCCCTTGTGACCGTCATCCTGTGAGAACCTTTGTGCTGGAGTATCACGATGCCATTATCCACGAGGCGATTGAAAAAGAACTCCACCGAAACGGTCAGGTATTTTATTTATACAACCGTGTGGAAACCATTCACAACGTAGCGGCAAAACTGAAAGAACAGTTCCCCGAGGCCGTGGTGGAAGTGGCGCACGGAAAATTAAGCCGTGAGAAAATGGAAGAAATTTTCTATCGGATGTCGCTGGGTGAAATTGATATTTTGGTTTGCACCACCATTATTGAAACGGGTTTGGATTTGCCAAATGTCAACACTATGATTATCGAAAATGCAGACCATCTGGGATTGGCTCAATTGTATCAGCTCAGAGGCAGAGTAGGGCGTTCCAACCGTCTGGCATATTGTTATCTCACTTATAAGCGAGATAAATCCATCACCGAGGTTTCGGAAAAACGCTTAAAAGCCATCAAGGAATTTACCGAGTTCGGTTCGGGCTTTAAAATTGCGCTCCGAGATTTGGAAATCCGTGGGGCAGGCAATATTTTAGGTGCAGAGCAGCACGGTCATATGGATGCTGTGGGATACGATATGTATCTAAAACTGTTAGACGAGGCAGTCCGTGAGCAAAAAGGAGAAACCGTACAGGAGGAAGTGACCTGTCAGGTGGATTTGAAAGTGTCTGCATTTATTGATGATTCCTATATTTCTGACCACGCAAGTAAATTAGAAATCTATAAAAAGATTTCGCTTGTGAAAACCCGTGAAGATGTGGAGGATATGATTGACGAATTGACCGACCGATTTTCCGATATCCCCCAGGAAACTATGAACTTAATCGAAGTGTCTTACCTTCGTGCGATGTGTGAACGCTTGGGAATTTATGATGTTTCTGAAAATTCGGGAACGATTACCTTCCGTATGAAAGCAATTTCGCAGGAATTGATTTCCGCAGTTCTCAATTTAGGCAGCGAGTATAAAGGAAAGGCACTGTTTGGTGCAGGGGTGAAACCCTATTTCTCCATTCGCACCATTACGTTAAGAAAATCCCGTGAACTGACGAAAATTATGGAAAACATCATACAGCAACTTGAAAATTTCGTCAAGTAAGAAAACGGCATCATCAGATGCCGTTTTTTTGTATTGCGATGAGAGGTTTGATTATTTTGTGATAAAAAAATTTCACAAAGGGACTTTTGTCAAAAAAAGTCGTCCTGTATGGAAATTGACAGAGAGGGAGTATTGATGATACAATAAAGGCAGGAAATCGGGGAGACATTCTAAGTTGCGACATTTAAGATGCCCGATGCCTGAACAACTAATCCCTACTTTTTGTAGTGGAATAGAAGTCCTTTCGCGAGAAAGCAGAAAGCACGTCACACGGGGGTGGCGTGCTTTCTGTTTTTATTGTGAATACAACAAGGTTCCGGGGTACCCGACCGCAATCTTTGATTGCGTTATCGGGTCGGGTTCTTATTTTAATGAAAAACACGGAGGAACCCACTCTGGCAGACTACAAAACAATGTATTTTGAGCTTTTTAATAAAATCACCGATGTGATAGAAGAATAAAAGAGCGTTCAGCAGAAAACG from Oscillospiraceae bacterium carries:
- a CDS encoding ABC transporter ATP-binding protein, with protein sequence MIKKLLGCVREYKKPSILAPVFVTMEVLLEVLIPFLMAKLVDLGINGNDGQGDFRYIVIVGIILIVLCALSLWTGVLAGKHAATASAGFAKNLRKDMFHNVQNFSFSNIDKFSTSGIVTRLTTDVTHLQNAYQMIIRIAVRAPMMLIFSLVMAFTVKAELAMIFLAAVPVLGIGLYFIMTHAHPIFKRVFKTYDKLNNVVQENLRGVRVVKAFVRENHEEEKFGEVSNAIHTDFVRAERLLAWNAPLMQFCMYGCMLFISWVGANLIVQNAMTTGELMSVMTYVMQILGSLMMVSMIFVMVTISRTAAERTTELLNETADIKNPEHPVFTVANGEIVFKNVNFSYAGDCQKLCLTDVDLTIQSGETVGILGGTGSAKTTLVQLVPRLYDVTSGELLVGGINVKDYDLDTLRNEVAMVLQKNVLFSGTIKENLRWGNENATDEEMIHACQLAQADGFIQEFPDGYETFIEQGGANVSGGQKQRLCIARALLKKPKILILDDSTSAVDTHTDALIRKAFLEEIPDTTKIIIAQRVSSIMEADKIIVMDDGKIAGIGTHEELLQTNEIYRDVYESQTKGGISDGTK
- a CDS encoding aminoacyl-tRNA hydrolase, whose protein sequence is MHMIVGLGNPGKQYEFTRHNAGFLCLDYLAAKNNIKVNKIKFKSLLGEGNINGEKVILLKPTTFMNLSGEAVVQAAGFYKVDVSDIIVVYDDISLPVGSLRIREKGSAGGHNGMKSIIYLLGKDNFPRIRLGVGSNGERDLADHVLGKFSKEEMNGFSASVEDAVEAISYMLKGDTQKAMNLYNKKGIGEGTK
- the mfd gene encoding transcription-repair coupling factor; this translates as MNKTAGFFPLLDGYKPFLKLKEAIRAKQPNITSVTGLTDGAKAHIITALILSEKRPAFLMVKNRKEGEKLKSFAEFYEIPVYFLPDYEFCYYELDAKDTADKKERLEFLNAISRKEKGLYIVTPGAAFVPVVKQELLSDSNVTLKIGDEYEQKKLIAKLSSYERVDIVESHGQYSVRGGIVDVFPYTEGVPYRIEFFGDEVDSIRTFDPITRLSYEVIKEATITSADDFLVPDPKDLAEVLKKEKKHADGELFDILSRDIERLQNVGKLQSYDRYFPFLKDFLAPLFSYTDDDFMFLLDDPNGIYEAHEALYREHYEYLLELCEKGLIHKANLKFFQDPVKQMEIFYAHSVCHFAFIKNNYGGKKPAKEINLPAKSVLSASGSIGIFVEELKEYLEEGYSVLIPGKTRSKAEKLSYTLSNYELNAPVTDAYSFVPGEVQILPVPGFTEGFSYPELKFVYFSDIYTADRKKRPHKAVKNENAITNFSDLTVGDFVVHPVHGIGEYLGITRLTVEGEGKDFIKIRYHGSDYLYIPVNQLNTLYKYVGNDSKGVRLNKLGGTDFDKVKQRVKKSCQDLALKLMDLYQKRETAEGFAFSEDSDMQIQFERTFPYEETDDQLTSIYDVKKDMESHRPMDRLLCGDVGYGKTEVALRAAFKAVCDGKQVAYLAPTTVLAQQHYNTFVNRMKDFPVKVGLLSRFRTKKQIDGVIKELKSGMCDIAIGTHRLLSNDVQFKDLGLLIVDEEQRFGVAHKEKIKEMKNGVDILTLSATPIPRTLNMAMVGIRDVSTLKEPPCDRHPVRTFVLEYHDAIIHEAIEKELHRNGQVFYLYNRVETIHNVAAKLKEQFPEAVVEVAHGKLSREKMEEIFYRMSLGEIDILVCTTIIETGLDLPNVNTMIIENADHLGLAQLYQLRGRVGRSNRLAYCYLTYKRDKSITEVSEKRLKAIKEFTEFGSGFKIALRDLEIRGAGNILGAEQHGHMDAVGYDMYLKLLDEAVREQKGETVQEEVTCQVDLKVSAFIDDSYISDHASKLEIYKKISLVKTREDVEDMIDELTDRFSDIPQETMNLIEVSYLRAMCERLGIYDVSENSGTITFRMKAISQELISAVLNLGSEYKGKALFGAGVKPYFSIRTITLRKSRELTKIMENIIQQLENFVK